Proteins co-encoded in one Nicotiana sylvestris chromosome 7, ASM39365v2, whole genome shotgun sequence genomic window:
- the LOC104247770 gene encoding pentatricopeptide repeat-containing protein At2g20710, mitochondrial isoform X2 has product MKISRLSPNSLELTAASIMPFRFNLPNGSSGCLISALIPSQIYEWITKSKHFDVLSGDVAVQLDLVSKAHGVKAAEKYFASIPDNLRTYQVYGALLNVYADAKCLKKAEDTMQKLKELGYANTVAYNVLMSLYAKMGDLDKLNSLMLEMEDKGIFGNTITYNILLNAYASVPDVEEMKKLLMKMEADPLVTDWSPYTVAAKGYLKAGDIEKASAALKYCEHKIRGKRATLAVDILLTLYTSMGKKEDVYRVWDKYKRRTKNNNSSYHCMISGLEKLGDLDGAEKIFAMWEANRVHFDVNIPNLLITAYCKKGHMEKAISLIDKLLESGKQPNGSTWNRLALGYCVQNEMEKAVETMKKAILASRPGWKPHFHSFASCVKYLQSKGDTQRERELKDLLRVRGLFPEEFERGLKKYIEIGNRMSEALDETNLELAAEYMCVCSS; this is encoded by the exons GTTCAATTTACCAAATGGCTCTAGTGGATGCTTGATTTCTGCTCTTATACCATCGCAGATTTATGAGTGGATTACCAAGTCCAAGCATTTTGATGTATTGTCTGGAGATGTTGCAGTCCAACTGGATTTGGTATCAAAAGCCCATGGTGTGAAAGCCGCAGAGAAGTATTTCGCTAGCATTCCAGATAATTTAAGAACCTACCAGGTATATGGCGCTCTCTTGAACGTCTATGCTGATGCAAAATGCTTAAAAAAAGCAGAAGATACCATGCAAAAGCTGAAGGAGTTGGGCTATGCTAACACCGTGGCGTACAATGTCCTGATGTCCCTTTATGCTAAAATGGGAGATCTTGATAAGCTCAACTCACTTATGCTAGAGATGGAAGACAAGGGAATATTTGGTAACACGATTACCTACAATATCCTCTTAAATGCATATGCATCTGTTCCAGATGTTGAGGAGATGAAGAAGCTTCTGATGAAAATGGAAGCTGATCCACTGGTGACTGATTGGAGTCCTTATACAGTTGCTGCCAAGGGATACCTGAAAGCTGGTGATATAGAAAAGGCTTCCGCGGCATTGAAGTATTGCGAGCACAAAATCAGGGGGAAAAGGGCAACGCTtgctgttgacatacttcttacTCTCTATACTAGCATGGGAAAGAAAGAAGATGTGTATCGTGTATGGGATAAATACAAGAGAAGAACTAAGAATAACAATTCAAGCTATCATTGTATGATAAGTGGACTAGAAAAGTTGGGTGATCTTGATGGCGCAGAGAAGATATTTGCCATGTGGGAAGCAAACAGGGTACACTTTGACGTGAATATTCCAAATTTGCTGATAACTGCTTACTGCAAAAAGGGTCATATGGAAAAGGCTATATCACTCATAGATAAACTCTTGGAGAGTGGGAAGCAGCCTAATGGGAGCACATGGAATCGTCTAGCACTCGGTTATTGTGTACAGAACGAGATGGAGAAGGCAGTCGAGACGATGAAGAAAGCAATCTTGGCTAGTCGGCCAGGGTGGAAACCGCACTTCCATAGTTTCGCTTCCTGTGTGAAGTACTTGCAATCAAAAGGAGATACTCAAAGAGAAAGAGAGCTTAAAGATTTACTTAGGGTGCGAGGTCTCTTCCCGGAGGAATTTGAGAGGGGTCTGAAAAAGTATATTGAAATTGGAAATCGTATGTCTGAGGCACTTGATGAAACAAACCTTGA GCTTGCAGCTGAGTACATGTGTGTCTGTTCTTCTTGA